In a single window of the Camarhynchus parvulus unplaced genomic scaffold, STF_HiC, whole genome shotgun sequence genome:
- the EIF3G gene encoding eukaryotic translation initiation factor 3 subunit G produces the protein MPTGDYDSKPSWADQVEEEGGEDDKVITSELLKDLPLPGVLGGPSSAEAELLKGGPLPSPKEVVNGNIKTITEYREEEDGRKVKIIRTFRIETRKASKAVARRKNWKKFGNSEFDAPGPNVATTTVSDDVFMTFITSKEDLNCQEEEDPMNKLKGQKIVSCRICKGDHWTTRCPYKDTLGPMQKELAEQLGLSTGEKEKLPGGGTPTGTHLGIPGRFLGTPGGTNPTPVAPGAHLRPPRPHLCPADDNATIRVTNLSEDTRETDLQELFRPFGSISRIYLAKDKTTGQSKGFAFISFHRREDAARAIAGVSGFGYDHLILNVEWAKPSTN, from the exons ctccaagcccagctgggctgaccaggtggaggaggagggaggagaggatg aCAAGGTGATCACCTCTGAGCTCCTCAAGGATCTGCCCCTGCCCGGGGTCCTGGGAGGCCCCTCCAGCGCCGAGGCCGAGCTGCTCAAGGGAG ggcccctcccctcccccaagGAGGTCGTCAATGGCAACATCAAAACCATCACCGAGTACCGCGAGGAGGAGGACGGGCGCAAGGTCAAG ATCATCCGAACGTTCCGGATCGAGACCCGAAAAGCCTCCAAGGCCGTGGCCCGGCGCAag aactggaagaaatttgggaattccgAGTTCGACGCCCCTGGGCCCAACGTGGCCACGACGACCGTGAGCGACGACGTCTTCATGACCTTCATCACCAGCAAGGAG GACCTGAActgccaggaggaggaggacccCATGAACAAGCTCAAGGGCCAGAAGATCGTCTCGTGCCGCATCTGCAAGGGCGACCACTGGACCACGCGCTGCCCCTACAAGGACACGCTGGGGCCCATGCAGAAGGAGCTGGCcgagcagctggggctgtccacGGGCGAGAAGGAGAAGCTGCCAGGAGGTGGGACCCCAA ctgggacacacctggggatacCTGGGCGGtttttggggacacctggggggacaaACCCCACACCTGTGGCCCCTGGGGCTCACCTGAGGCCGCCCCGgcctcacctgtgcccagccGATGACAACGCCACCATCCGCGTCACCAACCTGTCGGAGGACACGCGCGAGACCGacctgcaggagctgttccGCCCCTTCGGCTCCATCTCCCGCATCTACCTGGCCAAGGACAAGACCACGGGCCAGTCCAAG GGCTTCGCCTTCATCAGCTTCCACCGGCGCGAGGACGCGGCCAGGGCCATCGCGGGCGTGTCCGGCTTCGGCTACGACCACCTGATCCTCAACGTGGAGTGGGCAAA gCCCTCCACCAACTGA